A window of Nicotiana sylvestris chromosome 8, ASM39365v2, whole genome shotgun sequence genomic DNA:
tgcctcattttacaccacaagttcaaaagtcttctcatttttcttaaactctctgcccagtcaaatgggttcacataaattgaaactgagggagtataaaatataaagaacttctagtattatttatatttattaatttttttttatataatattgGCCTAAGATTAGATTAAATGGAGTAACATATTAGTGATGGAtttgaggattcatatagccggCCCTTTATTTGGGATTGaagcattgttgttgttgtataagcTTATAAAACAAGACCGGTATAATTATTAAAGAATGTAAGCCTTTGATTAAGGAGGCAGCATAAGTCTGTTCACCAGTGAATGTAAGCTATTTAGATCCAAGATCGCAGAGGCTTTGCTACTATgtgaaaataagaagaaaagtcGAGAGACTTGTACAAGTGCTCCTTGTATGGGAGTTCAAACACTAGGAAAAAGGTAAGTTGGAACATGGTGAAGGGAGAGTTGATGAAGACTGTAGCAGCATcgtagaaatccaaaaatccagAAAAGACTCAATGACTCAATGTATCATTTACTGCCATCACGCCGGAAAGAGAAGGGGCGATGAACCTTAAGGATTACAAGCCTTATAGTCTAGTTGGAGCATTTATAAGATCGTTTTGTGATAAGTTAAATAATTGTATATTTCTTGTGAAATCCTCGTATACATGCAATATACTAGAAAGTCTAGAACCTACAATAAAATACGGTTAGTACTCACCCAATCAATGTACCTTTTATTGCCATCACGCCAAAAAGAGAAGGCGACAACAAACCTTAAGGATTACATGTCAATTAATCGTGATGGAACATTTGTAAGATCATTTTTCGATAGGtaaattagttttatatttgcAAGAAAATCCTCGTGTACATGCAATATACCAAAAAGTTGAGAACCTACAATAAAACATATTTTTTACAAAGCTCATGCAATCAGCTTTACAAATAGGGACCTCATTGGtgcacaaaaaaaaaaactagacaCAACTACCCCTCAAAGGTGTAATGTCATTCTCAACTCCCTCAAAAGCtatcttatttctcttttttcataTAACCCACTTATGAGCTAGGGTGAAACATCTAAAGGCGTGGGTCTTCTCTTTCTTCATCCTAAACCCCATCTAAGCGATGTCTCCATTACTGTGCTGGACATTACCCATTGTACTTTGAACCAATTCAAGACCACCCATTACAAACGTGCTAGTAACAATGCATCGGGATTGGATCATCTTCTCAGCAATTACACATATTGCACCAGCTAAGATGTATGAGTTTCCTCTTCAAATATTTATCTGTTACTCTTGTTTTTGTTGACCCTGCAAAGGAGCACACCTTTCTAGGTTGCCCTTAGGATCCACACTGAAAGATGCAAAGGTTTAAGATTGAGAGACATTCGTTATAGAGGGCGAGGCATGCGGACAAGAACGGAACCGTGGATCGGTGATGAAGGAGAAGACTAGGAAAGACTAGGAGCTGAACTACCTTTCAGTTGTGGCCATTGAAGAGTTATAATAAAAGGTTGGGAAGACGTTTTGGTAAGTAATAGTGTTGTATCATTGAGGTATGTCAGCAAAGAGATGGAGATTAGATCCAAAAGAGTAGAACTTTGCAATGTATAATGAGCTCAAAAAATCTGTTACGACCTCAAGTTCGAAAACATTGTCCTCGGCCAACTTATACAAAAAGTTAAGCGAAgattatatgtgtgtgtgtgtgtatatatatatatatatatatatatatatatatatatattttccggTCTATCAatattgttcttgttgtcttcAGAGATTCTAGTATTTGTCTCCATCCAAATGACCCCTAAACGACTGCAAGGATGGTATTCCAAATAAAGGAAGAATATTTGGACATTCTCCTCCTTTGCCTAGCAAGTAAATAGTTTAGTGTATCTGGGGAACAAACACTTGATGCCTTGGACATTTAAGAAGTACAGTATTTGACTTGAAAGTTTACTGTGAAGGAAAAGATGGTTGACATCTTCAACATTTTCTTCGCAAAGAGAGCATCTATTGCATAGCCTCTTTATTGAAGGTTATTAAAAGATGGTTGACGTCTTCAACATTTTCTTCGCAAAGAGAGCATCTAGTGCATGGCCTCTTTATTGAAGGTTATTAAGAGAGGGACATTTTCTTTTTACAACTGATCAGGAGAAGTATTTGAGTTTGTTTAGAGCCTTGTTCTTCCAAATAGATTTCCAATGGTCATAGTGTAAGAGGGTGTTGAGATCTTATAAAAAAATGAGTAACAACTCTTCCTAGAAAAAGGAGGATTCCAAAAGATATTATCGAGAGAGGGATAGGTGGGACACCGTTGCAGAATAGAGTGAACTCACTATAACCTTCAAGTTCCTATTCATTGTGATCTCCTACGAGGAATAAACAACCTTGACTCTTGCTTTTGAGTTAGAGTCAAGGCACGATGTACATTTGAAAGTACAGGAAAGGTATCCTTCAAAGGAGAGCGGCGAAACCATATATCTTGCCAACTTCATGAGGGTTTGAGTGAAGATGTGGACTACCTGCTATTCCATTGTGAGGTGTCAAGGTGTCAACACCTTTATTATCGGCGGTGATGAATTGGTTAAACTTTGGACAGTGCTAGGGACAATGCCGAGCCTACAGAAAAGGAATGAGAAGGCACAATCATGGAACTCGCTTCACTTGCTGTAATGTGGGCACGATCATTAGAGTGGAATATGTGAGCTCTCGTGATGTTGAGAATGATCTTTTACATTTGAGTTTCTAGTTTTATTCGGGTGAACTCTTGAGATTCCTGTCACCTCTAAGGCTTTGGTCTATTGGTAGGAGTGCAACACGTAATGTGTGCGTTAGGCACACGTCACGAGTTTGAACCTTGCCTTAGATAAAAGCTTGGTATTTAAGCGGAGATGAGTAGAGGGGCACGTCCATTATCCGTTGAGCTTCGAGCTTTGCGCCACTAGACCAATTTTTTTTTCTCCATTATAAAAAAACCCCGAGGTTCTTGTATGTATAGAAGTTAGAGTGTGTTTTGTGGAGAACCATCTTCCTTTTTTATGTAGGTTCTCTACTGTCCCATACAATTGTATACATAGATTTTTTCATATtattaatagcctgtttggccaagcttctaaaatatgtttattttgagaagtgcttttttcaaaagtacttttggtgaaaaTCAGTCTGTGTTTGGCTCAtcaatttgaaaagcacttttgagtagcaattagtgtttggccaagcttttagtgcttctaagtgtatttttctcaaaagtcttTTCAAAAAGGTAGTTCTGGGGAGAAGAAAAACGCTTCTcagaaactgcttctgcttctactcaaaagcactttttttccttcaaacATCTTAGCAAAACACCTTAACTTTGAAAAAAAGAGGACTTTTGACAAAAAAATCATTTTTGGCCAAGAAAAAAgcgccaaacaggctataaaatTACTTCTTTATCGAAAATGAAAGGAGATTTTTATACTATTGACCTGGATGCGTACTTCTATTTTCTTGACTTTCGACATCGACCATATCTAGGTTGAAATTTATATTTCCCTTCCTCctttctaaaataaaaaaatagtcgGGGTTTTCGGGGTGTGGAGGCGTGGGTGAAAGATGGGCAGTGACTTTATAAAAAACTGTCTCTCTTACAAGATTTAGGCTTTCTCAATatttattctattatttttttttgaaaaaggatGATTGTCTAGGTCTCTCACCAAAATTCCATCCTCTCACTCTTTAGCCCATTATCTTCTGTATTAATCACCTCTCCATTTTCCACTCTGAATTATAGCAGTTTATTTCTCAGTTTATTAATTAGAATATTAATTATTAATAAAGTTATTATtagataaaaaatgaaaattagcTGTCATACACTGGTGTCTACTATTACAAGAATTTTGCGTATTTATTTTATGTTGCTATCTTGTCCCCAATTATAGCTCTTGGTGATTTGTTGGTGACTTGTTCCCAATGAATCTTGATCTTCTCCATGTCTTTGGTATTGCAGTGTGATGAATCTGTTGGCAGAGATCTACTCTCAAGAGCAAATGATTCCAAAAACGtttggggagaaaaagaaatttGATCTCAATGAAATTGATCGACAAGATGACCCTGGGGAAGGGACATGGTCTTCAGAAAATCCTTACATGCTATCAACATTGGCACCAAGATTATGGCCTTTCATGAGACATAGTATCACTTCAGTCCGTTATTCAGCTATTCGGACTTTGGTAGCCTACCTTATCTGATCCTCTTTTTATTTGCTGTTAACATAACGGACTGCTGTTAGTTGTGTACATCACAGTTGCAATGTCTTATCGCTTGTATTTTGGTTGATTTGTCTTCGCATGAATTGGTTTTACACAATGCAAGTGCACATAAGTATAGAAGATAAAAAGCTGATTCTTAAATTTTCTTATGCAGGAACGATTGCTTGAAGCCGAATATAAGAGGAGCATTGCTGAATCATCTAGCTCTTTCTGGCCTTCATTTATTTTGGGTGATACTCTCAGGATTGTTTTCCAGAATTTGCTACTTGAATCAAATGAGGAGATCGTGCAGTGTTCAGGCAGGGTTTGGAGGATCTTTCTCCAGGTTTGTTGTTTATACCTGTCCTTCCCAAGTAAACCCCCAGATCAGCGTTCCACTTTTCATAGTGCTATATTTAATTGGATCAACAGAAACATCCTGTGAATGGCTATGATAATGCATTATCGTCTTAATCGATATCTGATATTTGAATCAGAGTGTACTAGCAGAAAAGGAGCATTctctaaaaatattattttatggaTATCCTATTTGGTGATTGGGATTGAGAGGGATACTATCCTATGTTAGTTGAAGAGACTTTTCTAAGATTACATATCTGGAGGTGATTATAAGTCTGGTATTCAGCTGGACTTTGTTAGCTCTTTAGCCTTCGCATAGGATCATTGTAAAAGAGCTAACAAACTCACTACTTTCGTACTTATTCTGCTTTcatgcatcttcttgatgccattTATAACACTACTTCTATAAAAAAAAGGTCTGGTATTCAGCTATTTAGTTATTTTCTAGAGATACTGGTAGGTTGTATTTAGTTGGATAGAAGAATGAAGTGGATGGATATTTTATGAATGAAGTGGATGGATATTTTATTTCTTCCCTTAGATAGTGGAGTCACTCATTTGATGGTTTTTTGGGGAAAGGTTAGGATTCATATGATGGttttatagcccgtttggccaagcttctttttgggcTAAAAGTGCTTTTTTGGCCAAATATTgatgtgtttggccaagcttttagaaggaaaaaaagtgtttttgaggagaagcagaaaaaagtagcttttctccaaaagcacttttctgagaagtacttttgagaaaaattatacttagaagcagtttttaaaagcttgaccaaatactaattactgctcaaaagtgctttttaaattaattagccaaacacaaactgcttctcaccaaaagtacttttttgaaaagtacttttcaaaatataagctgattttagaagcttggccaaacaagctattaaTCGAATTTCATCTGAACCTTCTTTATCTAATTTGAATCTTCTTCCTTTCTCGTTCAAGTGAACCTTCCAAGTCAAGTGATGACCAGAGACTTGCTACCTATGGATTTTCTTTATTGTTCTTCGGGAAGGAGGGTTTGGGCCTTTTGGGGAATAAGCTTGACAAGGTGATATGCATATGTCCCACAAGGTGTCTTTGGCTTTTGTTTCATTGTGTCCGAGGGAGACATGGGGAGAGGTGGAAGTCTCTTCAAGTGATTTAGGTCCTGTGTGGCAATGTGTTATCTATTTGCTTTTTCTCCTTGTCCTGAACGTAAGCAAAAGAACAAAGCAAATGCTTAGTTGTGGTCATCTTTTGACTTTTTTTCGTCCATGTCATTGATCCATTGTTCTTGGGTCCTCTTACTAGGAGGGTTTTGTAGTGCGGGGGAAGGCTCTGACAGTGGATTTTTAATCCAGGCAGGTTATAATGCTGTACGTTTCAAACAGTTTGGCACTACAGCGTTTTTCAATTGGATTATTAAATTGAAGACATCAATTACAATAAAACCCTTAAATCATCGGAAACTTTAAAAGATGATCTTCAAGGAAATAAAGGAGAAAGGATGAGCGGGTTGGTCATGTGGGATAATATTGGGTatattgttgttcttgttgtttTTGATGAGCGGGTTGGTCACTTCATCCCATAAGGAGTATTTTGGGTAGGTTCTTATGTTTTTCTTCATGATAAAATGTGTTTGGAAAGTAGGAAAAAGGGCGATGGGAAAAAAGTGAAGGAGAAATGTGATGTTCCACTCAAAGGAGTAGCAATAGGAATAACCCGGTAACAAATTGATATAACCCTGAACTAGACTACCACAAGTGAGTTGCTTTAGTTGGGTGAAGTGGGAGTGTACACTTTGGTAGAGGACGATGATAATATTATGGTAGCAGCATTGTGCCCAGGGCTTAGTTCAAGTGGCAAAGGTTGATGGACTTGTGATTTAGGTCACAGGGTCGAGCCATGTGCCATTTTAACTAAGCCACTTATGTAAGTGGAGATAGGTAGAGTGGCGGGCTTATTATCCCCGAGTTTTGTAGGCTGCGGTTTGTTCCAAGGGTTCGCCCTAGACGGTTTTCTCGATCTTCAATAAAAATATATTGTTGTAGGGGGAACTTTATGCCAGCTTATCCAGGAAAAAAATTATGCTAGCTTCAAATAATTGGCTATAAGATAAATTAGAACAACAATGTTGTTATTTAATGGAGTGAAGGTTCTGTGTTTTTTGGTATACTTCTTGTGTACGTTTTTTTCCCCATCATTAATAAATTATTTACTATAAAATGATGTTATATAATGGAGACCGGATTGCCGTTTCTTAATCATTAACCTTGAGCAAATATTTTTGTAGTTAGCCGAGAAAATTGTTTCTTAGTTATTTGATCTTCTTATGTTTGATGAGATATCTATTTCAATTGCTGTTAGTGCCCAGTAGAAGACTTGGAAGATGCTTCAAAGGCATATTTTCCTTCTTGGCTGGAGTTAGCAACTACTCCATATGGTTCATCATTGGATACTGCAAAAATGTTTTGGCCTGTAGCTCTTCCCCGCAAAAGCCACTTCAAAGCAGCTGCAAAGATGAGAGCTGTGAAACCAGAAAACGATTCCCTTCAAAGTATATGCTCAGATTCAGGTGAAGGCTCTACTGTGCTGGAGAAAAGTACAGAGGCTTCCACCAGCAGCGGAAAGATTGTGGTTGGTGCTGATGTCGACATGTCGGTTACATATACACGTGTCGTTACTGCCACAGTCTTGGGCATTTTAGCTGCTAGGTTACGTGAAGGTTCTTTGCAGTTTTTTATCGACCCCTTATGGAAGGCGCTTACCTCTCTATCTGGAGTTCAACGCCAGGTGCATAATCTTAAACAAGTGTTTAGCATTGATCTTCATTTCCTTTATATTTCCCCTTCTATATGCCAATTTTTTgagaatgatttttttttttcctgAGAATACTTTCTAGATGCCATATTTAAACTGGAGTTTTGATGGTGAATCAGGTAGCTTCAATGGTGcttatttcttggtttaaagaacTGAAAACCAGGAGCATCATGGATATGGACAGGGTTATTGCTGGCATCTCAAGTAATTTTAGGAGCCAATTGATGGATTTGTTAGCCTGCATTAACCCTGCTTTTCCTACGAAAGATTCTCTTTTTCCTTACATTGAACTCTCAAGAACGTACGATAAAATGCGCAATGAAGCTCGTCAGCTCTACTATGAGACTGAGGCAGCTGGCATGTTTAAAGATTTGTTGTCATCCATTCAGGTTGATCTAGAAAATCTTAGCGCCGATGATGCAATAAATTTTGCATCTAAACTTCAATTCTTAAGTATTAATTCTATGGGGGAGGAATCTGCCGAGCTGAACAGCTTGGACGAATTAGAAACATTCAAACAGAGGCTTTTGACCACTTCTGGGTATTTGAAATGCGTCCAGGTAACTTTTGGGGGTGAATCTCTAAACCTGGAGTCTTATTAACTGGATAAGTTTATTACATCATTTTCTAACTTCCAGTTTTTCCTTTGACAACTCGCAGAATAATTTGCATATTACCGTCTCTTCTTTACTGGCCGCTGCTGTTGTCTGGATGAATGAACTTCCAGTGAAACTGAATCCAATTATTTTACCTTTGATGGCTTCTATTAAGAGAGAACAGGTAAGTGTTCAATGTGATATTTCCTGAAAAGAGAGCACTTGCTATTTGCATGTCATAATTGTTCATTTTTGAAGGAGGAGATATTACAATGTAAGGCTGCTGAGGCTCTTGCAGAACTTATCTATCGTTGTATGGGACGGAAGCCTGGACCAAATGACAAGTTAATTAAGAACCTCTGTAGTTTGACATGCATGGATCCTTGTGAGACACCTCAAGCCGGAGTTTTGAATTCTATCGAAATAATTGAAGAGCAAGATCTTCTATCCTCAGTTAGTAGCAGTAATAGACACAAATCGAAAGTTCATATGCTCTCCCCTGGTGAAGATCGTTTAAAGGTTGAGGGCTTCATCAGTAGACGTGGATCTGAACTTGCCTTGAAGTACTTATGTGAAAAATTGGGTGGATCTTTGTTTGAAAAGCTTCCTAAGCTGTGGGACTGCTTAGTTGAAGTTCTTAAGCCTTGTAGTCTTGAAGGCATGACTGAAGAAGATGAAAAACTTATTACTCGAGCTATTGAGTTGGTTAAAGATTATCAGAACTTGATTAACAATATCCAGGTCAGTCCCAATGGTCGTAATTCTTCGTTTCTTGCACTTTTGATAATTACATGTTTATTGCAAATGCATCCAAGAAGGGACTAAATCTGGTACACAAGAAGTAAAAAATTGCTTTCCATGAAAGTTGTTGTCATCCACTTGGTGGATGGGTGATTGATCTGACGTTCTGCGTTCTATGGACAAAATACATAAGTTTCGTTCTTACTCTTGAATGGTGCACAAGTGCCAATGAAGCCACCTACCATGctctatttttttctcttttatttgctACATTGGGAGATCTTTCCCGAGGGCCAGAGGGGATACTTGTAATGTTTTGTTGCTTTTGTAGTAGGAAATGACTCTCTTTGTGAAGCTACCTTTTATTCTGGTCTCAGTCCTCTGCGCCTTCTGTTAGGTAATGATGCCATGATGAGTCCTCTTTGTGAAGAAAAGATTAACAACCCTTTGTTGATGTTAATACCTATAGAAAGCAGATATTGTTTTTTAGGTTATCATAAACAAAATTGAATACCTAATTCCTTCTGGGAGTTTCTCTTTTTAGTAGATTATTATGGGTATGCCTCACAATTATCTTCTTGGGTGGTACGAATTTGTTACGAATGTTGAGCTTCAATAATCAAAGTAAGAAAAATTCGTTGGCTTGGGATTTCTAGGAGGTTTTTAGTTTCTCTGCGTTGATTCTGATCTGATTATTCATTTCCCCTTCATCAACTCCTGAAGGATATCTATTTTAATAAGCCCCCAAAAGAACCCATTAGGAATAGAAAGGAGGGGGACCAACAGTGAAGCTCAATATTAGAAGTGAAGAAGGAAATGGAGTTCTTATCTTAAAAATAAGCTCTTACACATTCTCTGTTCCTTGAAGGCCTTTGTTTCCTCCTTTTGTTTTTCCTGCTTACTAtctgaacaacaaccaaaattcttCTCTGATCAAAGTTCCTTTATATGTTTGCTAGTATCTTTCACATATCTCCTgagttttatcattttttaaaaaacttaaatTGATAAATGTTTGAATCTACAGAAAAATTGCTTATTTCATTTGCTAAGATTGAATCATGTCATTACTTTCGTGATGGAATGAGTGCAAGTTGCCCATACAGAGAACAGTAACAGAGGTGTAACTGGTCTATCCCTTAAGGTGAAGCAGTTTGATCGCATGTTTACAAAAACAAATTTACAAGTGTTGTTGCTTAACTGATATTGGCTAGGGGTGTAGTTGCAAATGAATTGTACACCTAAGACATTATATATTTGTTTCCTGTCGGAAGCAGCAACTGCAAGTTTTAGCAAGAAACAAATTCATCAGAAGTGTATATGACAGGTAGCATTGTCCACCACTTTGCTTGTTATTGTTTCATAAATTATTCAGAAAGACGTGATTAGTTTCAGTGCTCTAATTCAGTTGGATGTTCTCTTGCTTCCATGACTCCTTGACTTCAGCATTGTCTATGTCTTCTTATTCTTTTTTCCTTTGAGTGGCAGGTGGTCCGTTCCATTGCACCAATGCTGGACGAGACGTTAAGACCAAAACTTCTCACTCTTCTTCCATGCATCTTCAGATGTGTTCGTCATTCACATATTGCCGTGAGATTAGCTGCATCTAGATGTATTACAACCATGGCCAAGTCAATGACATTGGATGTGATGGGTTCTGTAATTCAGAATGTTGTGCCTATGTTAGGTGACATTACATCTGTACATTCTAAACAAGGAGCTGGCATGCTTGTTAGTTTGCTTGTCCAAGGACTTGGTATCGAGCTGGTTCCTTATGCTCCCCTTTTAGTAGTTCCCCTCCTGAGGTGTATGAGTGATTCAGATCATTCTGTCAGACAGAGTGTGACACATAGTTTTGCCACCCTTGTGCCTCTACTTCCATTAGCACGTGGTGTTTCTCCTCCTGTTGGTCTTAGCGAACACCTATCACGAAGTCAAGAAGATGTTAAATTTTTGGAGCAGCTAGTTGACAACTCTCACATTGATGATTACAAGCTCTCAACTGAACTAAAGGTGACATTGAGAAGGTAACTCCTCCAGAACCACTGATTATCTCTCAAGTGTCTGCATGTGATGCCTACATCCCTGTGCTGAGCTGACTTTTTCTTTAAAACTAATATCTCGGTCTCTCGCTGCCTAAATCACAGTGTTCCCATCACATAGGCCTATCCTACGTTCCTCTTTCTCCTACTCTTTTTTTccttgtttcagtttctctctGTCCATATAACAAGGGATGGTGGGACCAAAATGACCATCTATCGTCATGCTGTAAGGTGCATTTTCTTGTTGTGAGATGATTAGACATTTGGATGTGCcaaaagaattggtttaaaagtaTATCATGAGCATGAATATTGGTAACATACAATATGAGGAGttttggggggtgggggggggggggcgtaTACATGAACCACACTATTGGAAACACAAGCACATCTAGATGGTCTCTCTGTACCTGCTTTTATATTTACTAAGCTATTGAGCCCAATACAAGATAATTCATGCTACCTAAATTACCCTCTGGAAAGAACTAATTGAACATTTTGTTTGGCAAGCTTACCGTTCCCGGAATTCTTTTGTACACTTAAGACATGCTATTGGAAGTGACCATCTGCTAAGTTTTCAGCCCAGCATACAAAGTCCAGGCTAAGCGATAAAGAGGAAAATTGACGAAATATAAAGGACAGCATATTACTCTTAAATATGTGCTTATACAGTTTCTTCTAATCCATATTGTCCACAGTCCATCTGTTTCTAAACAGCCAGACAACTGCTTAATTGCATAGTTGCAGAAAAGCATAACTATGTCATGCGAGATGTGTTTTTTTGAGAAACGTGATGTCAGCTAGTTTCTAGTCACTGCTGCTCCTACATCTGCATGGAAACTAGGGAAGAAATGCAAGAAATACAAGGTCTAATATTGTTGATCTTTCTTGTTTGGTTTGCCtctgaaaagaaaataaagaggaaGAAAATTGCTTTTCGTGGACCCCTGTTGGTGAAAGTGGACATAAAAATGATGACTTCCCCCTTTTCTCTCAAATTCAAGCAGAGGAGAGGAGATTTCTTATTTCAGCttgatttctctttatttttatttgtctccTTGTGGGGCAGTCATTTAACCTTGGTGCCTTATTTGAAATGCATTTACTTTTCTTTAAGCTATTCCCCCTTCCCCCAGACTGAAAAAAGAGGGGGTAAAAAGAAAGGGGATTTCAATTTATCCATGAAGAGCCTTTTGCTAGTTTGTTTTTTGGTCTAAGATTTTTTCTCTTATGCTTTCAGGTACCAACAAGAAGGTATAAACTGGTTGGCATTTTTGAAGCGCTTTAATCTTCACGGGATTTTATGTGATGACATGGGCCTTGGTAAAACCCTTCAAGCATCAGCAATTGTGGCTTCTGATGTAGCAGAGCACATTGCTCTAAATAGTTCCCAGGATTTACCTCCATCCTTGATAATATGCCCCTCAACCCTTGTCGGCCACTGGGTTTATGAAATAGAGAAGTTTATTGATGGTTCTTTGCTTACTACCCTCCAGTATGTTGGTTCTGCGCAAGAGCGCATTTCGCTACGGTCTCAGTTTAGTGAGCATAATGTTATCGTGACATCATATGATGTTATCCGCAAAGATGTTGATTATCTTAGACAGCTGTTTTGGAACTATTGCATTCTAGATGAGGGACATATCATAAAGAATTCTAAGTCGAAAATAACAGTTGCTGTTAAACAATTAAAGGCACAACACCGACTCATTCTGAGTGGAACACCGATACAGGTGTGTTAATATTGTTAGCAATTCAGCCAGAACTGAATATTTATAACAGTTCAATGGGTGCTTAACAGTTAATCTGTCTCAAATTGCAGAATAATGTGTTGGATCTGTGGTCACTTTTTGACTTCCTTATGCCAGGGTTTCTTGGAACTGAAAGACAAGTGAGTTACACCATTTGCTAAGTTAAAATTGCACTTTTTGTAGTTCTTACGTTGTTCAATGT
This region includes:
- the LOC104239904 gene encoding TATA-binding protein-associated factor BTAF1 isoform X2, encoding MDNSKNSRERLARQKQNLRRRLGLDVCEQFMDVNEMIRDEDLIVQRANSPGNGVATQYYSSRPVGNIRHFVAKMVPSVRSRRPSARELNLLKRKAKISSKDQTKGWNKDGDTEAPQSQDIISPRGMCPDISSSNKLLGENISDEDGLESDGDKIWPFQSFVEQLILDMFDPLWEVRHGSVMAMREILTHQGANAGVIIPDLRCDSALNIKMEDRVDENTIKRERPIDLNMQVPLDELESVSKKLKVEPEGASYLAMDTMVCTSRDGDPGGVNVKVEDAGLSLAIEQANGEFSIGSVKLETQSHLSGGSLGNDISTEKEGGVDKASLEKMDILENLPENCELMNLVKLARHSWLKNCEFLQDCAIRFLCVLSLDRFGDYVSDQVVAPVRETCAQALGAVLKYMHPTLVHETLNILLQMQRRPEWEIRHGSLLGIKYLVAVRQEMLPELLGCVLPACKAGLEDPDDDVRAVAADALIPTAASVVSLNGQLLHSIIMLLWDILLDLDDLSPSTSSVMNLLAEIYSQEQMIPKTFGEKKKFDLNEIDRQDDPGEGTWSSENPYMLSTLAPRLWPFMRHSITSVRYSAIRTLERLLEAEYKRSIAESSSSFWPSFILGDTLRIVFQNLLLESNEEIVQCSGRVWRIFLQCPVEDLEDASKAYFPSWLELATTPYGSSLDTAKMFWPVALPRKSHFKAAAKMRAVKPENDSLQSICSDSGEGSTVLEKSTEASTSSGKIVVGADVDMSVTYTRVVTATVLGILAARLREGSLQFFIDPLWKALTSLSGVQRQVASMVLISWFKELKTRSIMDMDRVIAGISSNFRSQLMDLLACINPAFPTKDSLFPYIELSRTYDKMRNEARQLYYETEAAGMFKDLLSSIQVDLENLSADDAINFASKLQFLSINSMGEESAELNSLDELETFKQRLLTTSGYLKCVQNNLHITVSSLLAAAVVWMNELPVKLNPIILPLMASIKREQEEILQCKAAEALAELIYRCMGRKPGPNDKLIKNLCSLTCMDPCETPQAGVLNSIEIIEEQDLLSSVSSSNRHKSKVHMLSPGEDRLKVEGFISRRGSELALKYLCEKLGGSLFEKLPKLWDCLVEVLKPCSLEGMTEEDEKLITRAIELVKDYQNLINNIQVVRSIAPMLDETLRPKLLTLLPCIFRCVRHSHIAVRLAASRCITTMAKSMTLDVMGSVIQNVVPMLGDITSVHSKQGAGMLVSLLVQGLGIELVPYAPLLVVPLLRCMSDSDHSVRQSVTHSFATLVPLLPLARGVSPPVGLSEHLSRSQEDVKFLEQLVDNSHIDDYKLSTELKVTLRRYQQEGINWLAFLKRFNLHGILCDDMGLGKTLQASAIVASDVAEHIALNSSQDLPPSLIICPSTLVGHWVYEIEKFIDGSLLTTLQYVGSAQERISLRSQFSEHNVIVTSYDVIRKDVDYLRQLFWNYCILDEGHIIKNSKSKITVAVKQLKAQHRLILSGTPIQNNVLDLWSLFDFLMPGFLGTERQFHASYGKPLLAARDPKCSAKDAEAGVLAMEALHKQVMPFLLRRTKDEVLSDLPEKIIQDRYCVLSPVQLKLYEQFSGSHVRQEISSIVKHNESDASQKNDLPKASSHVFQALQYLLKLCSHPLLVFGERVAESLSSVVSELFPPGSDIVSELHQLHHSPKLVALQEILSECGIGVDSGSEGTICVGQHRVLIFAQHKALLDIIERDLFHTHMKSVTYLRLDGSVEPEKRFDIVKAFNSDPTIDVLLLTTHVGGLGLNLTSADTLVFMEHDWNPMRDHQAMDRAHRLGQRKVVNVHRLIMRGTLEEKVMSLQRFKVSVANAVINAENASLKTMNTDQLLDLFTSAESKKGASRSRRTDEKSDVDSILPRSGKGLKAILGGLEELWDQSQYTEEYNLSHFLAKLNG